The DNA sequence ACGATTTTTGCTTGTTTCATTATTTTGTCGTGTTGTCGTTTTCGTGTTACCGTTTATTCTGGGCGGGCTTATATCTTGTGCCCGTCTTGCCGTTTTCGCATTTGGTAGCAGTTCGGACCGATTCGGTCGCGTAGTCGTCAAATTGGTTGAGGCCTATTGAGCCgtctggctcccggggtgatcagtcccggggtgcCGTTTTAGATTTTGGTCACGAGGAGCAGATATGAAGTAAGAAAGTTTTAACAAGTAAAAAATTTGAACAAGTGAAAATTACTCGTCAGTTGGGTAAGTATTTGACAAAGTAAATAAACAAGTTGAATTAACATGTGGATGGGGCGAATACTAACTATCTGGCTAGGCTCCCTGGTCGGTGAGCCGGTGTGTCAGGAGTAGAACCTCTTTAGGTTACTTGCGTTCCATGTTCTGGGTATTTCCTTGCCGTCAAGTTTTTCGAGTTTGTAAGCGCCCTTGCCGAGTACCTCCCTTaccctgtagggaccttcccaatttgccgccagcttgccttctcctggggtcgggaCGCCGATGTCGCTGCGTCGCAGGACGAGGTCCCTTTCTTCGAAGTCTCGTTTGAGGACTTTTGCGTTGTAACGTagggctattctttgtttcagCGCCGTTTCTGTTAGGTGAGCCATCTCCCTTGTTTCTTCGATCAGGTCTTTCTCAATCGCTTCGCTCATGCCCGCGAGGAGTAGTCGGGGGCTTGGTTCGCCGATTTCGACTGGTATTACCGCGTCGACCCCGTAGGTTAGGCGAAAGGGGGTTTCCCCCGTGGCGCTTTGCTCGGTTGTCCGGTAGGACCATAAGACGGAGGGGAGTTCGTCGGCCCAGTTTCCCTTCTTACTGTCTAGGCGCTTCTTTAGACCAAGAAGGATGACTTTGTTTGCGGCCTCTACctgcccgtttgtttgggggtgttctactGAGGAGAACTTTTGCTTTATCCCCAGGCcggagaggaattccatgaacttcttgtcggtgaactgggtCCCATTGTCCGAGATAACGACCTCTGGGATGccgaaacgggttatcacctgcctccacatgaacttccggcAGTTGGAGGACGATATCGTAGCTAGTGGttcagcctctacccatttggtatagtagtcaatggctacaatgaggtatttgacttgtcctgggccgaCTGGAAAGGGTCccaggaggtcgactccccattgtgaaAAAGGACGTGTAGTCGTTAGCGAGCTTAGCTCGGAGGCTGGCgccttgtggaagttggcgttttgttgacactttgtgcattttgtgacaaattccttcgagtccttcatcattgttggccagtagtatcctgctcggatgagcttccttgccagggctttgcccccgatgtgatGTCCGCAACACCCTTCGTGGACTTCTCTAAgcacgtagtccgtttggtcggggtgcagacacttcaataggggctggctgagtccctttttgaataATTGTCCCTGTATGATTGCGTATCTGGCCGCCTCCCTTCTTAAAGCTTTGGCCGCCTTCTCATCTTCAGGCAACTTGCCGAGTTCCAGGAAGTTGGTAATGGGGTCCAGCCATGAGGGGCTCGACTCCGTCAGGTGGAGGGCGACCGTCGGTTCCTTCACCATGCCCTGGATGAGCGACCGGTTACCCGATCCTGGCTTTGTGCTCGCGAGCTTCGACAAAAGGTTTGCTCGTGTGTTCTTTTCTCTTGGAACGTGCTGGATAATGACCTCCTGGAACTGGCTTGTCATTTGCttaaccttttccaagtacttttgGAGGAGGGGGTCCCGGGCTTGGTAGCTCCCGTTTATCTGCGAGGTgacgacttgggagtcgctgcatacttcgaCTCTCGTCGCCCCGACTTCCCGAGCCAGCATCAGTCCGCCTAGGAGagcctcgtattctgcttggttgttcgacacggggaactcgaacttggtcgattgctcatagatgacccctgctgggctttccaagatgacccctgctcccccggacgtttggttggaggctccgtccacatgaAGCCTCCATCGTGTGCCCGCTTCCTCGGGAGGGTCGCTTGTTACTTCCACCAAGAAGTCTGCCATCGCTTGGGCCTTAATTGCGTGTCGCGGCTCGTACTGTAGGTCATATTGTgagagctcgatggcccaggtcatcatcctaccAGCCAAATCAGGTTTTTGTAGTATTTGCCGAATCGCCTGATCTGTCCTCACGACTATACGATGACTCTGGAAGTATTGTCTTAACCTTCGGGAGGATACTAGGAGCGCCAGCGCCAGTCTTTCCAGTTTACTGTACCTCAGCTCTGGTCCTTGGAGTGCCCTGCTCACGAAGTAGACGGGCTGTTGTGTCCTTGCTTCTTCTGTAACAAGGACCGCGGCAAGCGCTTCCTCGGTTACTGATAGATAGAGGTAGAGCGGTTCTCCGGCTCTGGGTTTCCCGAGGACTGGTGGTGCCGCCAAGATTtgcttgaagtggttgaatgcctcttcgcacgctggtgtccattcgaacgtcattccctttctcattaagtTGAAGAAAGGTATGGCCCTTGCCGCCGATGCGCCGAGGAAACGGGACAAAGCTGTCAATCTCCCAGCAAGTCTCTGGACGTCTTTGATGCAACCCGGACTCTTCATTTGAAGGACCGCTTGGCATTTTTCGGGATTGGCTTCCACTCCTCTTTGGGTGATCATAAAGCCTAGgaactttccggcctccatgGCGAACGCGCATTTGAGTGGattaagcctcatgccgtgttgtcgtAGGGACGAGAAAACGTCGTTAAGGTCACTCAGGAGATCGTCAGGTCGGGCGGTCTTTGCGAGTATGTCGTCTACATAAACTTCCACTGTTTTGCCCAGGAGTTCGCTGAATATCTTATTCATCAACATTTGGTAtgtggctcctgcgttttttaggccaaatggcattaccttgtaacaatagatgccccctggcgttatgaacgccgttttttcctcgtcgggtcggtgcatcggtatctgattgtaccctGAATAGGCGTCCATGAAACTCAGATATCTGTACCCTGCCGCTGCGTCGACGAGCGTATCAATATTAGGtagggggtagcagtccttgggacaagccttgttgaggtcagagtagtctacgcacattctccacctcccGTTGTGTTTTTTAACCAGAACCACATTCGACAACCAAGTCGAGTAATCCAATTCCCGGATGAATCCTGCTTCTAAGAGGCTGGCCGTTTGCTTGGCTACCTCGTCTGCCCTTTCCTGCGACATTTTCCTCCTTCTCTGGGCCACTGGTTTGGCTCCTGCCTTTACGGCCAGGTGATGCGACATGAGCTGGGGGTCTATCCCCGGCATGTCGGCAGgcgtccaggcaaagaggtcggcgttagCCCTGATCATCTCCATCAAAGGCTCCTTTATTTCGTGCGGGAGGTTTCTGTTTATGAATGTGAACTTATCGTGCTCCTCGCCGACTCTGAACTTTTCCAAGTCTCCTTCTGGCTCTGGTCTGGGTTTGTCGTCTACCCTGGCGTCCAGGTCGGCCAGGAAAACCCCTGACGCCTCCTTGGATTTTTTCCTGAGAGAAAGGCTGGCATGGTCGCAAGCGACCGCCGTTTCCAAGTCGCCCCGGAGGGATCCCACGGATCCGTCATCGGTGATGAACTTCATCACCAGTAGTTTCGTACTGATAGCTGCCCCTAGGTCGTTAATGGTCTTTCTCCCCAGGATGACGTTATAGGCCGTCGAATCTCGTAATATTACAAAGTCTGCCATGATTGTCCTTCGTCTCTGCCCTTGTCCCACAGAGGTCGGGAGTGTGATGATTCCgtctggcttgatgaagtggtctcctaaccctaccacaccgtgctggtgggtcgtcaGGTCGGAATCTCTCAGTCCCAGGGCATCGAAAACGTttcggaacatgatgtttgagtctgcccccgtgtctaccaggattcgtttgacgaggccAGTTCCGACCCtcgccgtgatgaccatgggcggACTTTCCGGGACTTCGTCAAACCATTGGTCCTCCGGGCCGAAAGAGATAGGTGGGAGACCCTTAAGACTTCTAACAGGTGGGGTGGAGACCGCTAAGACCTTGGCATCTTTCTTCTGCGCCGATTTCGACCTCGGGGCGGTATTCCTGGCCGTCACCACGTTTACCACCGTGAGACCGTGATCGTCTCCCTCTGGCTCCTGTCGTCGTCTTGTTGGTCGGGGTTTGTCCTCGTTGTCGTTGTCCCGGTTGCGTCTCCTTGGTTCCCTTATAAGGTGGGAGAAGTCGGCGAGTTTGCCGTCCCTGATAGCTTGCTCGAGGGCATCCTTTAGGTCaaagcagtcttgggtcttgtgcccgtaacccttgtggtactcgcagtagaggttcttgtttcctcccgtcctgtccttcagtggtcggggcttcgacagTATCCCCTTTTCTGCTATCTGTTGGAAAACTTCAGTGATCGATGCCgtgaggggggtgtagttggtgaacttcCCAACTCGGGGGAACGGTTTGGGTGGTTTACTCGGACCGCCGTCCTTGGCgtgttcctttggtctttctcTGGCTTCGAAGTGCCGGGGTTGGTTGTAGGcgggctgccgtttattggcagccacaacccggctgacttcctcgtcattAATGTATTCTTTGGCCATGCCCTGGATCTCTTGCATCGTCCAGACGGGCTTCGTGGTGAGGTGTTTCCTGAAATCCTCATTCGAGAGCCCGTTCGTTAAGCACAAACTTGCCACTGAGTCCGTCAGACCGTCAATTTCCAAGCACTCGTCGTTAAAACGGTCCAGGTACTTCCTGGTCGGCTCTCCGGGTCTCTGGGTCACCCCCAGTAAATTGATTGGGTGTTTGGCTTTGACAATCCTGGTTGTGAACTGAGCCAAGAAGGCGTGGCTGATGTCGGAAAATTGGGTCACTGAGCCTTGTGGGAGGTTGTTAAACCACCGTATTGCTGGGCCCGCTAAGGTGACGGGGAAAGCGCGACATCTGACCTCATCTCCCAccccttctaggttcatcctggcctcaaaggccgtcaaGTGTTCCAGGGGGTCTTGCGTTCCGTCATACTTCATGTCTGTCGGCTTGTCGAAGTGTTTTGGTAGTCGGACCTCGAGTACAGAGCGGTGGAAAGGGGTCGCTCCTATTATGACGGGTCCTCGGGCATTTCTTCTCGACTCATTGTTCTCGCGGTGGGCTTCCTCGTCGCCTCTGTTGGACGCGCGCCGCCTTTCGTGTTGGGCGTAGATAATGGGGTCGCGACTTCTTCTTCTGGGGCGTACCCGTTCCTCAGTGCTCTCCGACTCGTGTTGGGGGCTCGGCGTGCGCCTCGAGCGGCTCCTTGAGCAGGAACGGGTGGGGCTCCGCTCTGGGGAGCGTTGGTCGCGCTCTCTTTCTGCTAGCCTGCGCTCTAAGTCCTGCATTCTGTGGCGTAGTTCCTGCATTATTCTGGCATGGTTATCACCCGTCCCCCCGAaggggcgtctttcgtgagtctgcGTTGCATCCCTCGGGGGCGACCGTTGCTGTCGCCGGGATTCCGTCGCGACGGCGCCTCCCCCGAGCGCGGGAGGCGCTACCTCAGAACCTGTCCCAGCCTGGACCAGCACGAAGTCCATGGACGAGTCTgaatccccacagacggcgccaatgttcggtaaaccgggtaccggacggttcgggttaaGATCCTGAGGTCAACGTTTCGGATGGTGGAGGGGCTCGTCTGGTCGTGGTTTCCTGGTCCCGAGTGGGCGAGATCCCGAGCACTTTGTACGGagagggggggtgccacctgcaaagacactccgacgctcttgtcagaatACGTGCAGGCGGAAAGGAGGTGGTCTAagaatgtgacgtaccttggggggagagccaacctcccccttatatacatgtcagtagtgggcccttCCAGTGGACAGGCCCATACCCTGAAAGGTGTTGTCCCACGGCTGTGTGCgagccgtacgggacgcgtgtccgggtcgggtggAGGACGCACCACTGGGCCGGCGAGAActcgggtcgggttgacccgcgcgagttttgggccaggccgtaacaatgCATAAATGAATTGATGCTAACTAATGCCACTGgtatgatgaaaactgaactaatgcaatttaacaaattctaatataatacacaaatacactaaaactgaactaatgcaatttaagaaaaaaagtagaaacagaacaagctcaatttctgcaattttaatacaaataatttaaattgcagaatacaacaagttaactagatttcaaaatacaagcataattttataaactaaattctcataatagaagcataatagaagtataatgaaaaaaaaaaaaattcaaggatctatttgtccttcgaactttatttgcaaaatgacgtcaaggacttatttgtccttcgaactttattccccttccagcgtggcaccgtaacggacacctggacaccgtttcaaccacgtcagccagttccgtttggtgtatgagaggcaaatagacggaaggactaaattgtcctccgtttgttaaagtcagggacttttttgtatttaaattttgtcagggatGTATTCGTCAAAAAGTTAAAAAGTCAGGGACCTATCTATCTTTTTCCCAAAAATCTAAGAATAACGTAAGTGTTTGCAGATTAAATGATACACCATGGTAGTTATAATCATGTGTTCAAAGTATATACATATATTGgtgaattaatattaattaatttgacAATAAACAACACTCTAATTTTGGTAATTAAAAAGGACTTTTGTACCTAACATATATTGGTGAATTATATTAGGTGTATAAATTCTTATCCTCTTGGATGGGGAAGTATCTTGCAAATCTCTttggagaaaaagagaaaaagcaaaaaCGAAAGAACATAGCTGTTATAAAACTCTTTGTTAACCATGTGTGGCAAGTTGGAGATGATGTTAATGGTGACCAACCATTGCAGCACAGAGTCACCCTTCAGAATGTGGATAGCACTGAGACAATTAACATCACTTCTCCCGATGGCCAAAGCTATGGTCAGAACTGGAGTTTTCTTAGATCAGTAAGTTTCTTATCACCTTTATATTCCGAGGTGGCTACTGATGTCTTCATGTGAAAATCATAACCAAGATGTTGCATTGTATTATGTTTGATAATTTAGTTAGACATATCAAATCATCTAATGATTCTCAGCTGTTATCTTTACATAAAGACATCTCCGTATATGTTCAAATAATacaattgatataaagtttaagATGATTTGatttataactaatttttttccCTTCTAAATTTACATACATATCTTTGCATGATGGATtcttcaaatttataattaatgttgcttttttttttcttcttaagaCCTACAAGTGTATTCATATCATGAACCTTACTTTTTTATTTCATATACCTCATTATTTGTATATTTATACCCAGTTAGCATGCATCATCATCAATAAACAATAGTAATGGGTATTATATATTGAGAATAAATTCTTTGCTTGTGTGCTTTGTAGAGACATacaatacatatatacataagtaATGTTTTTTGTGGTTGGAATTGAATGAATTAGTCAGGTGCATGGAGTTCTAAACATCATAGGGTGGGGAACACTACTACCAATTGGAGTAATAATAGCTCGGTACTTTAGAGTGTTTCCATTTATTTGGGACAAAGTTTGGTTCAATATCCACGTTGGTTTCCAATTAACTGGTTTTCTAATTGGCACTGCAGGTTGGGCTATTGGTCTTAGTCTTGGAAGATCTTCAGAGTATTACACCTTCCACACTCATCGAACCTTTGGCATTCTCATTTTCACATTTAGCACAATCCAAGtaatattcttcttcttctctctttttgtcTATAGTTTGATTTCTACAATTTATATCTTAATAAAGTCATGCATGCACATATATAGTTGTATGCAAGATGAAGCTAATTTTTATGCAGATTTAACCAATAAAATTTCaggataataatatattatagtaAATAGTTATGACATTAGTAGTTAATTATTTAGGGTGATTTGAGGTTTCGATTTACAGACAATAAAATGAAATATTAAGACAAACGATTTAAATTATTCTTATTGTCTCTattttatctgtttagatattgtTATTATACAAAAATATGGAGACATTTGCTAcaaaaactagtttaattatgaTAAACTAAGTTAGACACACTATGTGATtggaaaaggaaaaataacaaaaaaatgaaaaaaaaagaataaaaaaggtaAAAGGTGGAAGTGGTGTGTATGAAAATTCTAATTTGGAATTttctttaaatatatttttgcaaTATTCACTcctcttttataaaataaataaataaataatctggTCTGACAAGCTGTTACGTACTACCAAACCACCCCCTCCCCAAATTTGGCAGTACAAGTTTGGCGGATTTAAAATACCTGCCTTTTGAGGGGCTTAGCGGACCGGCCTGATAAATTTGGCTCATTTTGTCATATTTAGGCGCGCACACATATAGTTAGTCAGTTACCCTTTGTCTTTGTCTCAACCCTGTATTTTTGTATTGAAGCATACATACTAATGTAGTGTAGTGAATTTTGTGCATTTTCAGATCGTTGTCATTTCGGTTAAAGCCGAAGATTACTGATGATTATAGAAAATACTGGAATATGTACCATCATTTTCTTGGCTATGGACTACTTGCAATCATAGTCATAAACATATTCAAAGGGATTTCAATGTTGAAAGGAGGAGTTGGATGGAAATGGGCATACATTGGAATCATTGCGTTTTTGGGTGCCATTATACTCACTTTTGAGATTGTCACATGGCTACGTTTCATGTTGAAGCTACCAGCAATCTCAATTCCACCAAAAGAAAACAAGACTAATAATAATCCCACACAAAACAAACATTAGCCATGCATGTACACAAGAGGCTGCAAAAATCTTGCTTTCATAAtgtgttctttttttctttttgcccaTTTTACAATTGAAATTAGAAGTTGTTTTTTTGTTCTTCTtattatttttgggttttgtgGAAAATAAGGAAGCATTACCCTGATATTTGTATGtgacaataatatattttttaaatcttatatATCAATGATAATCTATGTGTCTTATATCAGAAGGAGATAGAATCGGTGAAACATTTATTTCTATACTGTGAGCTAACATGGCATGTGTGGTGCAGTTGGTTGAGGTCTCTTGGGAAGGTGTGGCCTATTCCTGAAACCATTAGGAAAAAAAGAGGGTATTAAATATGCATTAAATTTAATAGATTGATTTATGTTGAAGAATCCACCCATCCAAACTTTTGtatatcaaaaaattttttttagagtagtgctagggagccaatggcctaaacgtacaatgtgtacaatgagctAAATTTTTGGTTTATGAATAAAATGAaaccagggataataaacatctcatgttataaaaaattaattttgggttcaccaaggttcaaactcttgaccttgcggatctagaactctaataccatgtcttGAAACCACTCATCCTAAAAGTATAACCTGACagaacaatgtaacactaataatcatatctctaatactttctaaatcTTCGTTAGGTCATTGGCTCCttatactttctcttttttttatggtGTAATACTTCTTTTGAGTAAAATCCTAAAAAAGGTAAATTGAAATGtaatattataaaagatttaCTGGTGTCCGTCTTAttcttttttttgagtttttttctcATTCCAGTATTCCACTGCCTCAGTTTTGCGGTATCGACGAACACACACCAAGTCTCTCGAACACcttaaaagaaaagggaaaaccCTCTAAAACAGAAAGCAACATGCCAATCATACCCTTTTCGTTGTCCTCGTTACCTGCAGATATATCGGCACCCGCACTCTTGACCACCGTGAGCGCCGCTACGGCCACTGCTACAGCCATGTTATTAATCTGCAAGTCTCGTTTCATGCGCTTCAGCCCCTACGGAAAGAACCTCACAAGACACCATCTCGAGCAACCCAAACGCAATCCCAAACGCGATCCACGTGGCAAGATGCTATTCGTTTCCCAAAtcggaacttcaaaagccctagCGACGCGCCTCTGCGATTTGTTAGAGTCGAAAGGCGTCGTTTTGGACCTCGTAGATGCCCGGAATTACGAGCCCGAATCCCTACCCAAGGAGAACCTCGTCGTCCTCGTTGCTTCAACTTCGGAAGTTTGGAACCTATATTCCGCACGGGATTTCTCCTCCAATCACGACCTAGCTTGGGGAGCAAGGTTCTTCGTCGATTGGATCAAGGAAAAAGCGAACGCCTTTAAGGTTGGAGCGTTTGTTGTGAATGCTTGCAGTTTCAGTGCCTTTGTCGTGGGCAGCGAGGTTAATGAAGGTGGCAAGAATTTGAGGGCTAAGGCCGCCAATGAGATTAGGGGTTTGAGGCACACTGCTGTATCGAATGCGGATTTTGACAGCTGGTGGGGAAGTGTTGTTGCGGTTTTGCAAGGTGCTGTTTTGGGAGCTGCTGCTGATGGAATATGCGGGGAATCTGAACCTGAGGTCCGTTTCTGCATCCTCTTAACTGGAGAACTATGGCGTTTCTATTTATTATCATCACACTGCATAGCTTTCTATTTAATAGTTAAACTTATGGTGATTTAATTCTGTCGTAGATAATATGATTGTTTCCCTATTTAATAGTTAATTGTTTCCCTAATTCAAGGATGCTGGTTCTTCTGATCCAAAGCGTTTATATATGTTGGTGGAAAATGGGGATTGGATATTAGAGGAGACCGAGACTGGTTGGAGCTTCTCTAATACCATCAAGCACAGGATGTTAACTATCAATGACGACAACTTTATGAAAGATGGCACTATTAAACTTGATGAAGTAGGTCGTGTAACTCCTGAATGGCCACTTAAAGATGATCTATTCGTCGACAACAGTCGGTTACCAACTTCTCAAGGATTTTGTTCTGTTGGTCACTGCCTTTTCTTTGCTGGTGGTTTTGTGGCTACTATTTTACCAGAATGGAACTTGAGTGTGGACGATCTTTTCCCATCAAACCTGTGGTGCCTCAAGTTTAAGGATTCTACTTGGGTTTGGAGTATATGTGGAAGCATGTTCTGCCACCGATCAAATCCCTTAATAGTCCCACACGATGGCAAATTGTACATCTTTGGGGGTCATGAAGTAGGTGCACATTGGGTTGAGATCTATAGCCTAAAATCAGGTCTTTGGGAAAAAAGGGAAGTGCCCAATTCTGCTCTCTTGCCAGATCTCACGTGCCCTCCTAGCTCTTACTTTTTTTGGGAGGATAGCAACAAGAGTCACAAGAAGACCCGCATTGTATTGTATTCTGTTGATTATAAGTATAACCGTCAGTGGCTCATGTCATATGACGTCAAGGCTAACAGCTGGGAAGCAGTTGAATGCAATTTTCCGTCAGTTCCTGAAGCTTGTTCTCGAAAAGTAGTTTGGTTGGGATGCAGCCATTATCTTCTGATTGTTGACTTCGGTGAAATGGGGTGGACGTGGTATATTTATGACTTGTCCAAGAAGAAGCTTGTGGCAGTAGTGCCCATAGATGATTTGGACAACAGTGGGATGGtatcaaatattttttgttgCCCCCACACTAGCAAAGAAAGTTTGATCTATGTATTGATGGAATTCGATGAAAGGGCTTTCGAGAAAGGGTCAAATCTTCCTCAGCTTGTTCCTTATGCCAGAGTCAGGCTCCAACTCAAACCCTTTTCTGCCAAGATTGAATCCAAGAGTTATCTTAGAGTTGATCCTCATTACCAATGCTATATGTGAGTATGCGCTTCTCTTTAAACTTGTTTCACCCTATCCATTGATTGAGCTTTGATATTTACTTCTTTAACTCGGTGGACAGATTTGCTGCTGGAGTTGAAGGCAATAAAGAGAAGACTGTAGTTTAGTATACTGGTGTGGTCGatattaggaattaggatttcaccATCAATGACAAGTAGccaaagaaagaagtgatggatACCAAAGTCATATGAAAGCTCTGGCCACCTTGAATCCAACTTTGTTGCCAAGACATGCATGCCAATCTGCCTTTCTACAAGTATAGAAATATTTTGTAAGCTATGTATTTACCTCTTTGGCCAACATCTCCCAAGTCTAAGTGCAATTGAGATGTATATACTCTTTTATCATGAttttgagatattagaatcttcaacTTTCGCTAAGTACTAATGTGACTTGTATCATATGGAGCACAAGATGTTACCTCCTTACAGATCATACTACTAAAACTATACGCTGTATCAAATAGTTCATAACATGGAATTTTTATCTTCATTTATATCTAGAAATAAACAACTTTTATTAAATATGATGGTGGCGTGAGGACGACTTCTCACTTCATCACGGGTCTTCGATATCACCCTTTATGGCCCATTTTTGAAA is a window from the Arachis hypogaea cultivar Tifrunner chromosome 17, arahy.Tifrunner.gnm2.J5K5, whole genome shotgun sequence genome containing:
- the LOC140181013 gene encoding cytochrome b561 and DOMON domain-containing protein At5g35735-like, with protein sequence MGKYLANLFGEKEKKQKRKNIAVIKLFVNHVWQVGDDVNGDQPLQHRVTLQNVDSTETINITSPDGQSYGQNWSFLRSSGAWSSKHHRVGNTTTNWSNNSSVGLLVLVLEDLQSITPSTLIEPLAFSFSHLAQSKSLSFRLKPKITDDYRKYWNMYHHFLGYGLLAIIVINIFKGISMLKGGVGWKWAYIGIIAFLGAIILTFEIVTWLRFMLKLPAISIPPKENKTNNNPTQNKH
- the LOC140181003 gene encoding uncharacterized protein → MPIIPFSLSSLPADISAPALLTTVSAATATATAMLLICKSRFMRFSPYGKNLTRHHLEQPKRNPKRDPRGKMLFVSQIGTSKALATRLCDLLESKGVVLDLVDARNYEPESLPKENLVVLVASTSEVWNLYSARDFSSNHDLAWGARFFVDWIKEKANAFKVGAFVVNACSFSAFVVGSEVNEGGKNLRAKAANEIRGLRHTAVSNADFDSWWGSVVAVLQGAVLGAAADGICGESEPEDAGSSDPKRLYMLVENGDWILEETETGWSFSNTIKHRMLTINDDNFMKDGTIKLDEVGRVTPEWPLKDDLFVDNSRLPTSQGFCSVGHCLFFAGGFVATILPEWNLSVDDLFPSNLWCLKFKDSTWVWSICGSMFCHRSNPLIVPHDGKLYIFGGHEVGAHWVEIYSLKSGLWEKREVPNSALLPDLTCPPSSYFFWEDSNKSHKKTRIVLYSVDYKYNRQWLMSYDVKANSWEAVECNFPSVPEACSRKVVWLGCSHYLLIVDFGEMGWTWYIYDLSKKKLVAVVPIDDLDNSGMVSNIFCCPHTSKESLIYVLMEFDERAFEKGSNLPQLVPYARVRLQLKPFSAKIESKSYLRVDPHYQCYIFAAGVEGNKEKTVV